The Sulfurihydrogenibium subterraneum DSM 15120 genomic interval TGTGTTTGTGGACATACAAAACCTTTATTACTCTGCAAGGGACACTTTTAACAGAAAAGTAAATTTTGAAAGTATTCTTCAAAAAACAGTTGGAGATAGAATATTAGTTAGAGCTTTTGCTTACATCGTAAAACTTCACGGAGTTGACCAAAAAGGCTTTATAAACACTTTAAAACATATTGGGTATCAAGTTAGAGAAAAAGAGCCTAAAATATTCAAAAGGTTAGACGAAGAAGGAAACCTTTGGACAACTATTAAAGCAGACTGGGATATGGGAATTGCTATAGATGCAATCTCACTGGCGGATAAAATTGATGTAGCCATTCTTACAACTGGAGACGGAGATTTTAAAGACCTTGTAAAATACCTTCAAACAAAAGGTGTAAAAGTAGAGATAGCAGCGTTTAAACAAACAACAGCAAAGGAGCTGATAGAAGTTGCAGACGAATTTATAGATTTAAATGTCTTTGGTGAAGACATATTCCTGTGAGCTACTCTTGAATAACTTCCTTAAAAGATATATCTTATATTTAAAAAATAAAAAATCTGGAGGTAAAACTTTGGAAGAAAACAAAGAACAAACAAATCAAGAAAATCAACAAGAAGAAGTTATTGATAAAGATGCATTAATTGAACAACTTAAAAAAGAAAACGAAGAGTTAAAAGCAAAACTTCAAAAAACAGACGAAGCTGCAAAAAGATTAAGTGCCTTATATCAACTTATACAGAAAGATTTTGAAGACTACAAAGTAAGAACTATAAAAGAAAAAGAGCAGATAAAAGAAGAGGCTATAGAAAAATTTGCAAAAGCGTTTTTAGAAGTTGTAGATAACTTTGAAAAAGCATTAGAGAGTTTTAAGCATACAAACG includes:
- a CDS encoding NYN domain-containing protein — encoded protein: MNKKIYNNQRVAVFVDIQNLYYSARDTFNRKVNFESILQKTVGDRILVRAFAYIVKLHGVDQKGFINTLKHIGYQVREKEPKIFKRLDEEGNLWTTIKADWDMGIAIDAISLADKIDVAILTTGDGDFKDLVKYLQTKGVKVEIAAFKQTTAKELIEVADEFIDLNVFGEDIFL
- a CDS encoding nucleotide exchange factor GrpE, yielding MEENKEQTNQENQQEEVIDKDALIEQLKKENEELKAKLQKTDEAAKRLSALYQLIQKDFEDYKVRTIKEKEQIKEEAIEKFAKAFLEVVDNFEKALESFKHTNDINSILQGIQMTHYQVINLLKNFGIEKIEDNQEFNPMIHEAIETVKSKEYKPNQIVKVLQHGYTFKGKVIRPAKVIVSVEEEEIT